In the Ascochyta rabiei chromosome 17, complete sequence genome, one interval contains:
- a CDS encoding 40S ribosomal protein S20, whose protein sequence is MSYNKPEKDFGEGPKIHKIRITLTSRNVKSLEKVCQELIDRAKNKELRVKGPVRLPTKVLKVTTRKTPNGEGSKTWDTYEMRIHKRLIDLHAPTEVVKQIIINIEAGVEVEVTIAA, encoded by the exons ATGTCTTACA ACAAGCCTGAGAAAGACTTCGGCGAGGGCCCCAAGATCCACAAGATCCGCATCACCCTCACCTCCCGCAACGTCAAGTCGCTCGAGAAGGTCTGCCAGGAGCTCATCGACCGTGCCAAGAACAAGGAGCTCCGCGTCAAGGGCCCCGTCCGTCTCCCCACCAAGGTCCTTAAGGTCACCACCCGTAAGACCCCTAACGGTGAGGGTTCCAAGACCTGGGACACCTACGAGATGCGCATCCACAAGC GCCTCATCGATCTTCACGCCCCCACCGAGGTTGTCAAGCAGATCATCATCAACATCGAGGCTGGTGTTGAGGTTGAGGTCACCATCGCCGCATAA
- a CDS encoding Protein spt10: MTEVKSIVPGLTAAGRRLEVFGQQTHRWRRLSDRLFDLREGIDAAEISLQSWQRKFNVQERQPIIYMQVLFGRLGCERVQATLKEIQVLTGSMRQDIDLIVGCALRARPGHSHTDEWLVEDCLKRIWRKTSWSHKFVLSVLRRAENLGTRLGCMHRKLTMLERFSDYHLEKEHPGIFLGLKRLPGRKSVLKPGDGRSGSVQIKLLDALSAQKDAEMLHKASGEDSRVHIGLSVPQIREQDFAFLLSLDGSTHEVLVHPVKIEAISGSSRVKSSLATAIPNLMQAKYKYDVCYVKPSSRSSNGFELSIPPTNLLSNLEFKYPLSTIFSDQNTRIGSQILYPQDQCAIAIGIARSSLRLLGSPWLDHLSSTNLRWRRTANRNHTIMLTRTHVKSQTTRALDSCLAAHKPRIHLSKHVHIFRVGLVLAELCFKTSIARIALDAATATVEVFLDGTEALGAMELAAEVERRTNVYLGNIVFSCLSALQDSDALGDEGIEGAYLADVIEEAERLDGVISTGAKWEAMGSGSSASGSLRGSVVSIPGGRW, translated from the coding sequence ATGACGGAAGTCAAGAGCATAGTCCCAGGTCTTACCGCAGCCGGTCGGAGACTCGAGGTATTCGGGCAGCAGACGCACCGATGGCGACGCCTCTCCGACAGACTGTTCGATCTAAGAGAGGGCATAGATGCCGCCGAGATCTCTCTCCAAAGTTGGCAGCGGAAGTTCAACGTCCAAGAACGGCAACCCATCATCTACATGCAGGTCTTGTTCGGAAGACTGGGATGCGAACGCGTGCAAGCTACCTTGAAAGAGATTCAAGTCCTTACAGGGTCGATGAGACAAGATATTGATCTGATTGTTGGCTGTGCGTTGCGTGCTCGACCAGGGCATTCGCACACTGACGAGTGGCTCGTCGAGGATTGTCTGAAACGGATATGGCGTAAAACTTCCTGGTCGCACAAGTTCGTTCTGAGCGTCCTCAGAAGGGCTGAGAATCTGGGTACACGTCTGGGATGTATGCATCGGAAGCTCACCATGCTGGAACGATTTTCCGATTATCACCTCGAAAAAGAACATCCAGGCATCTTCTTGGGACTCAAGCGTCTACCTGGAAGGAAATCTGTGCTGAAACCTGGCGATGGACGGTCAGGTTCTGTGCAGATCAAGCTTCTCGATGCGCTTTCTGCGCAAAAGGATGCTGAAATGCTACACAAAGCCTCCGGTGAGGACAGCAGAGTGCACATCGGATTGTCAGTACCACAGATACGAGAGCAAGACTTCGCTTTCTTGCTTTCGCTAGATGGGAGCACTCACGAGGTGCTGGTACACCCTGTGAAGATCGAAGCCATCAGCGGGTCTTCGCGCGTGAAGAGCAGCCTAGCCACTGCAATTCCCAATCTGATGCAGGCAAAATACAAATACGATGTCTGCTATGTCAAACCATCCTCACGCAGCTCCAACGGTTTCGAGCTCAGTATACCCCCGACCAACCTCCTCTCCAACCTCGAATTCAAATACCCGCTCTCCACCATCTTCAGCGACCAAAACACCCGCATCGGCTCTCAAATCCTCTACCCACAAGACCAGTGCGCAATCGCAATCGGCATTGCGCGCTCCTCCCTCCGCCTCCTCGGCAGCCCGTGGCTCGACCACCTCTCCAGCACCAACCTACGCTGGCGCCGAACCGCCAACCGAAACCACACCATCATGCTGACCCGTACACACGTCAAATCCCAAACAACACGCGCGCTGGATTCCTGCCTCGCAGCGCACAAACCCCGCATCCATCTCTCAAAACACGTCCACATCTTCCGCGTCGGCCTCGTCCTCGCAGAACTCTGTTTCAAAACCTCGATCGCGCGCATCGCCTTGGACGCGGCCACCGCCACGGTTGAAGTCTTTCTCGACGGCACCGAAGCGCTCGGTGCGATGGAGCTTGCGGCCGAGGTGGAGCGCAGGACCAACGTGTATCTGGGCAACATTGTGTTTTCCTGTCTCAGTGCGCTGCAGGACAGTGATGCGTTGGGTGATGAGGGAATCGAGGGCGCTTACTTGGCGGATGTAATCGAGGAGGCCGAGAGGCTGGATGGTGTTATCAGCACAGGGGCGAAGTGGGAGGCGATGGGGTCTGGAAGTAGTGCGAGTGGAAGTCTAAGGGGCAGTGTGGTTTCGATACCGGGCGGGCGGTGGTGA
- a CDS encoding Mannosyl-oligosaccharide 1,2-alpha-mannosidase, which produces MALIRRYGLYTILAAAFVYMLYSLSFPYETDDPHARPSPPKNDAGAHNPEQQQQQHQHQHQQQQQHQPYQSFDWARKPIQHPVKEFTQLPTAAPAKLPKIQFDFKKEDATAKKIREARKEEVRKQFLKCWTSYRHMAWMHDELKPISGEVTDHFGGWAATLIDALDTLWIMGFKGEFESAIKDVERIDFGYTALQKVNVFETNIRHLGGLLAAFELSGEKRLLNKAKEVGEMLYHAFDTPNHMPVTRWDFRAAGEGKKQVADTQVLLAELGSMTMEFTRLSQLTGDPKWYDAVTRVTKELEKQQDSTKLPGMWPIVVNARNLDFTEDNAFTLASMADSTYEYLAKMYALLGGQDLTYKKLYEKAMKTAAKHAIYRPMTPGESDLLSSGMVRVDGTTVSLDPELQHLGCYTGGMFALGGKMFANEEHVAIGRKLADTCVWAYKSNPAGIMPEVSHLVKCANTTECHWDDKIWHAQVTARADLQREADPLRNIAGLRLPPGFSSIEDRRYILRPEAIESVFIMYRITGEQSWQAAGWDMWTAILRVTDTDIGNAALLDISADTPPMTDSMESFWMAETLKYFFLLFSDPSSVSLDDYVFNTEAHPFKIPKAEQ; this is translated from the exons ATGGCGCTGATACGACGATACGGCCTGTACACAATACTGGCGGCTGCATTCGTGTACATGCTGTACTCCCTGAGCTTTCCATACGAGACCGACGACCCCCATGCGAGACCGAGTCCTCCCAAGAACGACGCTGGAGCGCACAACCCtgaacagcagcagcagcagcaccagcaccagcaccagcaacagcagcagcaccagccGTACCAATCCTTTGATTGGGCAAGGAAACCCATTCAGCACCCCGTCAAGGAGTTCACGCAGCTACCCACAGCTGCGCCAGCAAAGCTGCCCAAGATCCAGTTCGACTTCAAGAAAGAGGACGCTACAGCGAAGAAGATACGCGAGGCAAGGAAGGAAGAAGTCAGGAAACAGTTCTTGAAATGCTGGACCTCATACCGCCACATGGCCTGGATGCACGACGAGTTGAAGCCCATTAGCGGCGAGGTCACCGACCACTTTGGAGGGTGGGCGGCCACGCTCATTGACGCGCTCGACACGCTCTGGATCATGGGCTTCAAGGGAGAGTTTGAGTCTGCCATCAAAGACGTGGAGAGGATTGATTTTGGATATACTGCGCTGCAAAAGGTCAACGTGTTTGAGACAAACATCAGACATCTCGGCGGCCTGCTCGCAGCATTCGAGCTGAGTGGAGAGAAGCGCCTGCTCAACAAGGCCAAGGAAGTCGGTGAGATGCTCTACCACGCCTTCGACACGCCCAACCACATGCCCGTCACACGATGGGATTTCCGCGCTGCAGGCGAAGGCAAGAAGCAGGTTGCAGACACCCAGGTTCTGCTCGCGGAGCTCGGTTCCATGACTATGGAGTTCACACGCCTGTCTCAGCTTACGGGCGACCCAAAGTGGTACGATGCAGTGACTCGTGTCACCAAAGAACTGGAGAAGCAGCAGGACAGCACAAAGCTGCCCGGCATGTGGCCAATTGTCGTCAACGCGAGGAATCTCGACTTCACCGAGGACAACGCATTCACCTTGGCCTCCATGGCGGACTCCACCTACGAGTACCTCGCGAAGATGTATGCGCTACTTGGTGGTCAGGATCTTACGTACAAGAAGCTGTACGAGAAGGCCATGAAGACGGCAGCCAAGCATGCCATCTACCGTCCTATGACTCCGGGCGAGTCCGACTTGCTCAGTTCAGGCATGGTCCGGGTGGACGGCACCACGGTATCCTTGGATCCAGAACTGCAGCACTTGGGCTGCTACACGGGTGGAATGTTCGCTTTGGGAGGCAAGATGTTCGCGAACGAAGAACACGTTGCCATCGGACGCAAGCTTGCGGATACGTGTGTATGGGCGTACAAGAGCAATCCGGCAGGCATCATGCCCGAAGTGTCGCATCTTGTCAAGTGTGCGAACACGACTGAATGCCATTGGGACGACAAGATCTGGCACGCCCAAGTCACAGCAAGGGCCGATCTGCAGAGAGAAGCGGACCCACTGAGGAACATTGCAGGCCTCAGGCTCCCTCCAGGTTTCTCTTCTATTGAAGATCGTCGCTACATCCTTCGGCCCGAAGCCATTGAGAGCGTTTTCATCATGTACCGCATCACAGGCGAGCAGTCATGGCAAGCAGCGGGCTGGGACATGTGGACTGCGATCTTGAGAGTAACAGACACCGACATTGGCAACGCCGCCCTGCTCGACATCTCGGCAGACACGCCACCGATGACGGATTCAATGGAG AGCTTCTGGATGGCAGAGACCCTGAAGTACTTTTTCCTTTTGTTCAGCGATCCCAGCTCAGTCAGCTTGGACGACTACGTCTTTAACACTGAAGCGCATCCTTTCAAGATACCCAAGGCTGAGCAGTAG
- a CDS encoding Conserved oligomeric Golgi complex subunit — MSKEEEPSYLDYEAFLDADFSATALANTLVLATNNASDTPLDLSTPLSRVLFDVQEVDTHIDTLTTQSALPLLQHTRDHAESSGRILAEVEGQVASLTESYQTLEREVIERYEVAEQVRLTAERLVETVRLGRAVARCLMLGRQLEVRMSEVGGVGSAKKEDHRAMVRSADTLLSLRQMLTSTRAGQEGEGLDKVDVVKTLKKELVVPGERSIASRAQQVVKEFSLSSLLSSSGPTSASTFAQTEETKSRTRSALQTLYLLSPTSGQTTSGQTTSEHFEPSLLLSALEDYLQTSLKSSLASLARALAQLPLLDRTLLEISARCQNIGALQSLLASTPRPTHPLLSPPATPRPSRASDNFLEPLLQALDTSSLPSYFWRSLASNVGPRMQEMLHKGGVSARTLRSNKERVREAIRECVDRGSRVPGEKAERAGSGWEREAAVMVGSVVGGIP; from the coding sequence ATGTCGAAAGAAGAGGAGCCGTCGTACCTGGACTACGAGGCGTTTCTCGATGCTGATTTCTCCGCGACCGCCTTGGCCAACACGCTCGTGCTCGCGACGAACAACGCGTCGGACACGCCGCTCGATCTGTCGACACCCCTCTCGCGCGTGCTGTTCGACGTGCAGGAAGTCGATACGCACATCGATACGCTCACCACCCAATCCGCTCTGCCGCTGCTCCAACACACACGCGACCATGCCGAGTCGAGCGGGCGGATACTGGCCGAGGTGGAAGGGCAGGTCGCGAGCTTGACGGAGAGCTACCAGACGCTCGAGAGGGAGGTCATCGAGCGGTACGAGGTGGCTGAGCAGGTCCGTCTGACGGCGGAGCGGCTCGTGGAGACGGTGCGACTGGGGAGGGCGGTGGCGCGGTGTCTGATGCTGGGTCGACAGCTCGAGGTGCGCATGTCGGAAGTAGGCGGCGTGGGGAGCGCGAAGAAGGAGGATCACAGGGCGATGGTGAGGAGCGCAGACACGCTCCTCTCGCTGCGGCAGATGTTGACGAGCACGCGAGCGGGACAGGAGGGGGAGGGGCTGGACAAGGTGGACGTGGTGAAGACGCTGAAGAAGGAGCTGGTGGTGCCGGGGGAGCGAAGCATTGCGTCGAGAGCGCAGCAGGTGGTCAAGGAATTCAGCCTGTCGAGCTTGCTCTCCTCGTCCGGACCGACGTCCGCCAGCACGTTTGCGCAGACGGAGGAGACGAAGAGCCGAACCAGGTCGGCGCTGCAGACGCTCTACCTGCTCTCGCCCACGAGCGGGCAGACGACGAGCGGGCAGACGACGAGCGAGCACTTTGAACCCTCGCTCCTGCTCAGCGCACTCGAGGACTATCTACAAACGAGCCTGAAGAGCTCGCTGGCGAGTCTGGCGCGCGCGCTCGCCCAGCTGCCGCTCCTCGACCGCACCCTGCTCGAGATCTCGGCGCGCTGCCAGAACATCGGCGCGCTGCAATCCCTCCTCGCCTCGACGCCGCGCCCGACGCACCCTCTGCTCTCTCCGCCCGCCACGCCACGCCCGTCTCGGGCGAGCGACAACTTCCTCGAGCCGCTGCTGCAGGCGCTCGACACCAGCTCGCTGCCGAGCTACTTCTGGCGCAGCCTGGCGTCCAACGTGGGGCCGCGGATGCAGGAGATGCTGCACAAAGGCGGCGTGTCTGCGCGCACGCTGCGCAGCAACAAGGAGCGCGTCCGCGAGGCGATTCGCGAGTGCGTGGACCGGGGCAGCCGGGTGCCGGGGGAGAAGGCGGAGAGGGCGGGCTCGGGGTGGGAGAGAGAGGCGGCGGTGATGGTGGGGAGTGTGGTAGGGGGGATTCCCTAG
- a CDS encoding Flap-structured DNA-binding and RNA-binding protein — protein sequence MAANRNSTPEGSSSLRPPVNRTSLGAGHHLRASADTGGFSSPLANRGIRPASEVYFGRQNTQSGNPDEMERAAQQWLADIDQYENTLEDMATATLDQDFKDELSAIEQWFRVLSEAERTAALYALLQQTTQVQIRFFIQVLQQMSKSLPMSGVLSPASFGEKDPMTQKLSDAMSKLSTGENRHSLMGRPPPSPGAGKRASGLDPSTIHRMFPDAAAAIAKQKSDFTEVVGVPPASNRNSIIGGDRTSMLAPTISAPEDTNARENVPPASPWNEAQSVQRPKSSGQQHSQSQSQSQSQSQSQSQSQPQPQSQQPAMGQFTAPPPSAGLRSPRLPLQNDSSHVQTTTLNALEANSSAMPLLSPAYAPGGSWASQLSTPMVANFGQQANQADMVANATAMKLAALSTVNNRIQLDDVRKYRRARSTDGHGAGNAPMSPGFPPMGNNILMTNELGQVLTPQQAATLQAHQLAAMNGRRSRPASPGIAMQGAMAGMGSFTSPQANGFLAADYANAGLMSNGMGSLNLSQFGLGGGFDNHNSGFLGDEINRGRSPRGRRGSSKPPEDPTDPSLLQDIPNWLRSLRLHKYTDNLKDLKWQELVELDDAGLEARGVNALGARRKMLKVFEQVQEAKNEGKLR from the exons ATGGCCGCCAACCGCAACAGCACCCCCGAGGGCTCGTCCTCGCTGCGCCCGCCCGTCAACCGCACCTCGCTCGGCGCCGGCCATCACCTGCGCGCCTCGGCCGACACGGGCGGCTTCTCCTCGCCCCTGGCCAACCGCGGCATCCGCCCCGCCTCGGAGGTCTACTTTGGCCGCCAGAACACGCAGTCGGGCAACCCGGACGAGATGGAGCGCGCCGCCCAGCAGTGGCTCGCCGACATCGACCAGTACGAGAACACGCTCGAGGATATGGCCACCGCCACCCTCGACCAGGACTTCAAGGACGAGCTGAGCGCCATCGAGCAGTGGTTCCGCGTCCTCAGCGAGGCCGAGCGCACCGCCGCCCTCTACGCCCTGCTGCAGCAGACCACCCAGGTCCAGATTCGCTTCTTCATCCAGGTCCTGCAGCAAATGTCAAAGAGCCTGCCCATGTCCGGCGTCCTCTCCCCCGCAAGCTTTGGCGAGAAGG ACCCCATGACCCAGAAGCTGAGCGACGCCATGAGCAAGCTCAGCACCGGCGAGAACCGCCACTCCCTCATGGGCCGCCCGCCCCCCTCCCCCGGCGCCGGGAAGCGCGCCTCGGGCCTCGACCCCTCCACCATCCACCGCATGTTCCCCGACGCTGCCGCTGCCATCGCCAAGCAAAAGTCTGACTTCACCGAGGTCGTCGGCGTCCCGCCTGCCTCCAACCGCAACAGCATCATCGGAGGCGACCGCACCTCGATGCTTGCACCCACCATCTCCGCGCCCGAGGACACCAACGCAAGGGAGAACGTGCCCCCGGCCTCCCCCTGGAATGAGGCTCAGTCCGTCCAGCGTCCCAAGTCCTCTGGTCAGCAGCActcgcagtcgcagtcgcaatcgcagtcgcagtcgcagtcgcagtcgcagtcgcagccgcagccgcagTCACAGCAGCCCGCCATGGGCCAGTTCACCGCCCCTCCCCCGTCCGCCGGCCTCCGCTCTCCCCGCCTCCCCCTGCAAAACGACAGCAGCCACGTGCAGACCACCACGCTCAACGCTCTCGAGGCCAATTCCTCCGCCATGCCCCTGCTGTCGCCCGCCTACGCACCCGGTGGGAGCTGGGCCTCGCAGCTCAGCACACCCATGGTCGCCAACTTTGGACAGCAAGCCAACCAGGCCGACATGGTTGCCAATGCCACGGCCATGAAGCTCGCCGCCCTGTCTACCGTCAACAACCGCATCCAGCTGGACGACGTCCGCAAGTACCGCCGCGCTCGATCCACGGACGGCCACGGAGCTGGAAACGCTCCCATGTCGCCAGGCTTCCCGCCCATGGGCAACAACATCCTCATGACCAACGAGCTGGGCCAAGTGCTGACTCCCCAGCAAGCCGCCACGCTGCAGGCCCATCAGCTTGCTGCCATGAACGGCCGCCGCTCCCGTCCCGCCTCCCCTGGCATCGCCATGCAAGGTGCCATGGCTGGCATGGGCAGCTTCACCTCCCCGCAGGCGAACGGGTTCCTGGCCGCCGACTACGCAAACGCCGGCTTGATGAGCAACGGAATGGGCTCTCTGAACCTGAGCCAGTTTGGCCTTGGCGGAGGCTTCGACAACCACAACAGCGGCTTCTTGGGCGACGAGATCAACCGTGGCCGCTCGCCCCGCGGTCGCCGTGGCAGCTCCAAGCCTCCAGAGGACCCCACCGACCCCAGCCTTCTCCAGGACATCCCCAACTGGCTTCGTAGTCTCCGTCTGCACAAGTACACCGACAACCTCAAGGACCTGAAATGGCAGGAGCTTGTCGAGCTGGACGACGCAGGCCTCGAGGCGCGTGGCGTCAACGCCCTGGGCGCCAGGAGGAAGATGTTGAAG GTCTTTGAACAGGTTCAAGAGGCCAAGAACGAAGGCAAGCTCCGATAG